The genome window TTCCTGTGCTCCCTTGGCTCTTGGCTGAGCTCCCTGAGCTGCATTGTGTTGACTGCTTCTTCTTTGGGGCCGGTACCTTGGCTTTGCCTTTAAAAGCCCTAGTGGGATCCAGCTTGTTGAGATAAGTATCTCCGGCAGGATCAGCCACGCTGAGCTCACTGCTGAAGGTCAGCGGTTGGTACAGGGATGCCCACTGCTGTAGATGAAACAGCATATAGAAAGTGTGCTACTTTTTATCTGgacaaaaaataacacataataGCTTATACAATAACCATTAGAAACTAGATGTAACAATAGGAACACTAGATAGAGTCTTACTACCTCCTTTATGCTCTAGCAATGTAATTTACAGTCTCAGGAACTTTGGTATTCAGTGCATGGGAgtaaaaagacttaaaaagaTGGTGATGACTAGAGAACTAGTTTGCAATTTTCTAGTTACAGATGTTGGGATTGAACACTTGCATCATGTCAGTGTCTGAAAACGTTTGAGTGTTGTGCCAACAGCCAACACTGTAGTATATTGTAAAGGGAacagaatgaataaaatgtattttatacaCCTGCAATGACTACAAGTGTTGTTAACGATTctacaaaaacaagacacaaacaaacaatttaaaaatttacatttaactagacatgaataaaaggaaaaattgTAGCACTGTAGCATGGCAGCAACTGAAGGTTTTACAACACAATGTGCCTCCTGCAAGAACAGTTTTGTAATCTCATCTTAAAAAttctcttttcttgtttgtaGTGGTGTTCCAAGTCAGATGCattcagaaacaacaaactacaaacacaaaagaacttttttcagctttttttcagACTGATGAATACCATTAAGAAGTGTGCATTGGAAGATTTTATCATTAGCATAAGACACATAAGACCCCTAAAACTGCCATATAAGGCTGCTAAGGCTGCCTGTTCTGCTTGTCAAATGTCATATAAGAGTATAACGGAGAATTGCACAGTGCAGAGTTTCAAGTCTGCTGTGAGAAATCAGCAATTTTAATGCCACAAATTCTCTTAAATTGATCTTATGTGCCACTTAATAACAAATCTGTTCTCTGGCTACCTTGGCTTGGGGGCTGGGGCCATAAGGAGTGAAGGCATACTGCCATTCAGGCAGACCCAGGTGGGTTATCATCAGTCGGTAGTAAGAGGTGAAGGTTGCTGTCAGAAAATGCCAGCACAGAGAGCGATCGAGGAACCAGATTTCACTCTGCTGGGCTAccacacctgaaaaacacaaagaaatttgtaaataatagtttttttttcacataaataGGTAATATATTCATGTCTTAATAAATTTTAGtctaacattttattatttagattaatagaaaaaataaataaagacctGGAGTGCAGTTtttgtagaccaagcacaccttGCCATTCCCACCACACGAATCCAACTCGAAGATGCGGCTCCGGGCATCAAAATGGGGTGCAGCAGGGGCACGCTCCGACCCTGGCGGGTAGCGTTAATGAACCTTGAATGAATATTTACTTTCCAATCAAAATTTCATTCATTAGCCTGCTTTCTGCACAAGTGGGCACACATAAACAGACTTAATGGAAGTTGACGTTCTGCAATTGTTTAGTTAAGCCCACGTGAGGACCTGACAGGTGAGTTATACCACTTTCTGTGCTGTTTTCCTCCCAGTCCAGGTCAGCCAATGAGGGTGCATtaggaagagagaaaagtgaTACTGGCTGGAGCAGTGGGCATAGCCTGGCCACACTGTTAACCATCATGCATCCTAAGGGAACACACTCatctgaaagacaaacacacacatgcacacacagttatGATTGTGTTATAAGGCTGAAAAACCTTCACACAAGTCTTTAATAAAGATTTCCTACAGCTATTTGCATTTAATGGTATTATGTAATGCTAGTAGTAGCctttaatatgaataattaaGATTATTGTGAGACAGAACGTGAAACTAATGAGGTCACCTACTGTCTAGTTTAACGCTCCAGGTTAGTGTAAATCCATCCGTTGTCAAATAGAAATCTCGCAGGTCTTCCGGCAAAATACAAGTGTTTTTCTAAGgcaaaaataaagcacattCACGTGCATAACAACAATGTCCAAACCAGACCAAACAGTGATATCTTTGAGGTGTAGATTTTTTCACCTGTTCCCATGATAGCAGGCTCCTCTTCTCCGCAGGCTCCCTCTCTACGAAACGTACATCGACCACGCCTGGCATGTTTTCTATAACAACAGAGACAAATTCATAAAATGTACAAACTGCCCATTGAGACATCAATCCGTTTGCTAGCAAACCTTACAATGACCTTGTTTGCTagtttcaaagaaaaaaaaacaacagctaatACACACCGAGTATTCGAGTAATGCCCAGCGTCAGCCTCTCAGCAACACCTTTAAACGCTAAGCTCTCTTTTATATCTTCCATTTTGGAGTACTGAAATCACAAGTTGGTGCAAAACCGTGTAAGCATCCTCTGGAGATATCTGCTCTGCATCATTCTCCTCGCTCCAAATACATCAGCTggtaacatacacacagagacacacaggaaacgCCATGGGCAGCTTTGACGCAAAATGACATGTGTTTAAGCCAATAGAAAGCCACATTTATGTAGCATAACCAATTGGCTCTTAAGTTGTAACAGGAAGGCGGGACTTCAATTCCTTAGCAACGCGCTTGGCTCCCAGGGAGTGGTGGCGGTTGATTCAACATGGCGGCAGGGGCAACAAGAAGTGGAAGTTCGGGGATATTTTGGATGAATGACGGTATGTTTACTTTTTCTGGTTTATATTAGTATTTCTGTCCCAAGCACACCCCTGTGTATCTTAATGGGAGAcgtgaaactgaaactgagtaTCACAGATGTTACTTCTGTGTCAATGCTGGGTGTTGTTATCTCTGAGGAAGTGAGAGCTAGTTAGCTACATGTTGTGAAAGTTAACGGTAACTTCGCATAACCTCCTTTAATTTACGTTAGCATCACCTAagtttaaatagaaaaaaacgTATTTATGGTCGCTGTCATCACCAGTCAACACTGTTTCGTTCCCAAATAGGTGCTGAACTAAACATACCACGGAGGCAAACTGCAGTAGAAAGCTAGCTAGCTTTTTGTTTTCTCGCTACGGGATTTTAATGAGAAGATAAGTTATCTCACAGTTTTCTCAGGGATAGTGACATCATTAATCTGACAGTTAGTGTTTGGAGACACAGGTTTTTACCACGTTTCATTAAAGTTAACTGAACGCTAACTGGGGTGTCTGTCTTCTCCTTGCCTTGTTCACCCAGTGTCAGATGAGGATCAGCCCTTGTCGTTTGTGCCTGGTGAGTCTCAGTGGCATTGTTTGAACAATTTCCCAACAGTCTGAAAGACTTTTATCTAGGTTGCCACAATGCATCCCCTTTTTCTGTGTTCCCACAAACTGTCACAGGAGTGGATGGAGAGTTGAATTCTCAGACCCCTTTCAATCTAGGAACAGGCAGCACCAGTATCCTCACTAAAAGAGGCACCAGGATGCGGGGTGCAGCCAGGCAGAGTTCTGACTGCAAGACTGAAGCTATGCTAAAGAAAGGTGGCAAGAAACAGGGCCAACTACAAAGCGACCGCTCTGGGGCTTACACTAAGGAAAAAGTGTCAGTCCatcacagtgctgctgtggcaCCAGAGTGCACCCCTTCCCTGGCTTCTGACACTTTTCTCCCCCCTTCACAGGTAAACCATTGTTTTCTGTAGACTGTTGTTCTCTGCCCTCCATGTAAGGTGAAATGTTTGAATTTATGGAAAAAAAGCATATGGTGTATAGAAGCTGACATGATCATTAATCTCTGTTAAAACCTTCTTGTTCTTGTTAACCATCCTTTGCACAGGTCATTTCTGAGGCCAGCAGAGCCAGGAGCCAGATCTGTTTGAAGGACCTCTGTCCTGAAGACAAGCGCCGAATTGCAAACCTTATCGAAGAACTAGCCAGGTAGCCAAAAGTATGACATTGAACTTTGAAATAGTGTGTGACACCTGATTGAAACATTTAATTTTGAACTCTGGTATCTTTATCCTTTCACATGGACATACATAATGCGGGGCAGTTCTCCTTAAAATcagttctttattttctgttctccaGGGTGagtgaggagaaagaagagTCAGTGCAGCGTCTGAAAGATGAACAGGAAAGTTTTGAGCGCAAGATCCaacagctggagcagcagaaCCTGATCATAGCACAGGAGAGGGAGAGTATCCTTTCAAAATAACtgaacaaacataaacacagcagtgaGTTAGACTGTGTTTTTGCAGTGATGGATGAGGTTTTATTTGTCATAAATGATAGCAGTACTGGTTCAAAGTAGAGTGGTGAATGATTGCAGCTCTGTTGATGCACAGGGGTTGAAAACTCCAGTTGTGTTTGAGTAATCTGTTGAAAGCTATAAAATGTGCTTCATGGTGTGTTGAATGCTATTTGGTACACTGTAGTGTCTGCACTACCATGGCTAATGCAAAATGTGATGCACTGCTGGAAACCAGAGGTCCCTCAGGATTTCCAGGATATGATGATGACGTTTCTATCTGTGTGGACTAAATTATCAAGATGGTTTTACGATGTATGCTAAAATTGCATGATAAGATGCACTTAGTCCCTATTCTGAAATCAGAACGATGGTGCTACAGTAGAGTATGGTTTAGCAGTGCTATTATTCAATTTTTTAAAGAACACCCTGCAAAAAATAGAttgtttaaccagaaaaaatgtcacaaaaaggTGTAAAGGTGCAATAAGGTGCAACGCTGAACACACTTTAGGCAATTTCTCTGATTAGCACATCTTCAACATTCAACCAAAGGCACTAATCAGTAAAATCACCCCCTGTAGGTTGAAATAACAACCGATTGCCTGCACTCTGTGACACATGGTTGATTATCCTTGTAAGATAAGTTCCACAAGTGATTCATCGCTGGATATGTGGTTCTGTTGCTGTATATGCTATTCTATATGATAGTCTGCAGGGGGCAGTGTTGTCTTAGGTAAGGACACATGCAGTCTTTGGCCAAGACCCTTCAATCAGATACAAAAGgaagagaaatatttatttaaattatttgatgctgctgcagttgtCTTTTGCAAGTGCTTGTAGCTTATCTGCTGTTGTGTACAGAATCAATTTCATGGTTGGAGACATGGCCCAAACCATCTAAATCATCTCATCATCCAAAGATGAATTTTGATATTTACTGAGAAGACCACAGTGCCTGCTTTCactatgtgtttttgtaacCCTCCCTGAATGTTGAATGTTAACTGTAGAATATTTCTCAGTTGCTCCTTTACAAAATGAGATCAGGTGGGTCACCAACTGTTTCTTGATTGTCTAGCATGAGGTTAATGCTGGAGTTATAGCAATAGTATGCTGTTTATTGCAGCCCACAACCCACCTACTGTCTTCATAACAATTCTGCTCAGGTCAGACCACATCATGGCCAGCAGTCAATTTAGGTTAAAAACACTGCGAAATATGAAGAGTAATTGACCCGGCTGGTAAATTGCACGATTGGCAACGGCGGCGGGGAAAATTAGGAAAGCACAACTCAATTAAAGGCACTTTGGCTCGGAGACTTGGCATTTACACCAAACTTCTAAACTCCATTAAAAAGGTATTTGAGAGGAAAAAGTGTTGGGATCCAAGCACCTCAGGGGGGATAACGTAGTCTTTTAAAGTGCGTGCAGGAGTCATGAAGGCTCTTCTCAGGCAGAAGGTTCCGGCAGTTCTCTTAAAGGTTAAGGAGACACCAAAGGCAAACATACTGAATGAGAGTCTTGTCAAGTTTAATTCCATTACGCCTCGGCTTATCTTATCTAACCAAGATTCAGGGTTGTTAGGGGTATAAAGAATGTAGGGCTACACCTTAGCCCCAAGCCACCCAGGATAAGAGGGGAAAAGTACCCTTGATATTCAGGGTGCTCAGCTGACATTTGGAAATGACTGGCACACAGGACTGAATTTGTGTTTCAGAAAGGAAGGATGCCTTTTGTACCTCAAGGCATGTGGGCATGGGCAGAAGTCAAGGTGGCGTTACTAACACGGTGTGCTGTTCTACTCGCAGTATCCAGAACAAAGCACAGCAGGTGCTACAGCTAATGCCATTTATTGAGTTGAAACAATTGGAGGGAATCCTGACCGCCATAGAGAGAGGGGAATAACAGCCCTGTTAGGATATGTCATTGAAAAATGTTACGTGTTGTGATAGAGGATTGCCAGAGCTAAATCCATTTTTACCCTACCAGGTTTTGGATAGATGACATTTACAATGTGGAAATCTGGTCCTATCAAGTGTGCTTTTTATGATAAGTGTACATCAGAAGATTGCTTTTGGAGAATTCTTAGCTCTTTTGTTTTATGGCAGATTAAGCCCCTAATATTCCTTGATGTCAACTATGTGAGTGTTGTGTATCTTACCTTTATTCTAGAAATGAATGATGTGGTATACACATGCTGTGTAAGGTGCGCTCTATTTATCAGAggtgttaaaaaacaaataaaactcagTGCTAATCTGTTTGTTCCCATCGAAATTCTACCTTATGACTACTGTTTGCACAGCTAAGACACATGATAGATGCTGGGTGTTTTGACCTGTTGaagacctgtttttttttttgtgtgtgctttctATTCCGCTGAGCTGAATAACAGGGAAGTCTACATCCATGAAGAAgtgtttgaaaatataaaaacacactgagctgctgtcatTTAAAGCTTAAGTTTagttttgtaaataaatgtcattcCTTGAGTGGATGCCTTAGTGTAAGGTTGATATTGTTGACTGAATCAGCTTAACCGCTTAATTGAATagaatcaaatcaaattgaACCAGTCGTGGGCTTAATGTGAAATGAATAATGCATAATGCATTGAATCTTTGCTAAAATAATCTAAATTGAATCAAGTTGGTGTTGCTGCACCTTTTATTATGCATTGTGTGGCTTTATGAATTGTGGGCTTGTCCATtcatagacacaaaatgatcagtACAAATGTCATGTCTAAAGGTTCAGCAAGACACAACTTAGACTGTGCCTACTCATATTACATTTTAGTTGTGATCATAACCCTGAAGATGGCTGAGAATGTCTTTGCTGTGAATAGTTTTCTATATGTTTGGCTCTTGAATTTTTGAGCCATATCAGAATAATTGTCAGATGACATGTTGAgttatttattggtttattgTGTGACTCGCACGCGTGTCTCCTCTCCAGATTCAGTAGTATTGAAGCAGTTATGTAAACTGTCTTCTTCCATTAATTCCCCGTCATTGCTTCcttaaacacattcatacacatcaGTCTCCTCCCCCGTTTCCTCTCACATTCCTGCTCAGGCTCAATCTGTTTGGCACAGTGTGCTAAAGCAGGCTTTAAAATATTCCCCCCTCCTGTGCAAATTTGTTCCACCTTGAAGTggatttcattatttcatttgagCCTCGGCCTGACAGGGAAGTGAATCATTTTGACAGGCCCCGTCTGAAGCCTCTTCAACCCAAGCCCTTGATTCGGAGTATTTTTGGAGCAGGGGGGAGGAGTAAGTCATTGTTGGCACTTTGCAGCTCTGATGTAAACTATGGGCTTGCCGAGCGCTTTGCCCCCCATTGGCTGACGTCCAAGGCTGTGGAGGAAGCATGTTTAGTGTAGCGACGGGCAGAGAGGTGGAATCTTATCAGCGTCGCTCCACTCGGTTCAGATTACCTAGCATTTGCCATCCAGGGGCTGCGTCAGCCTGTCAACACATTGACACACGTTACCTTCATTTATGGCACTTGGATGCTCTGATGCTGTTAGTACTATAGCACAGATAGactttatttgtgtattttggtgtgtgtgtggttgtgtgtggcTTTTGTATCCtgcatactgtactgtatatttctaGTGGGAAACATTTGTTTTAGGCATGAGAAATcatgtggatttttttccccccgaATCTGGTGAAATATGAGCAGCATGCATTTTTTGACTCTACACACAACTCTCTATCTTGGATTGAGGTGAGGTGTAGCTGTATAAGCATATTCAGTATCTCCCCTTCAAGACCCTGATTCATGCTGCATAAATAGACCTCCCAGCACTGGTTTACATGATGTGATGTCCTTGTGATGTCCTTAAGCTTTCCATATAGAACTACTTCTATGGACATTATCAGTGCAGCGCTGTAGGAGCCTTAGTTAGATGGAGGGTTCAATCAAAGTGTTTCTTCACATTTTCCCAATGTTTATGGAAGCTGCTGCATTGCATTTGTCTGGTGTCTGGTCCTCAATTCAAAGTCGTCCccactctcttctctttccctctgtttcatTTCCACAGCCTGATTGAAGTCTTCTAACAACCAAAGTGTTTTCTTATGGAGTGTTCTGCCAACTATTCCTTCAATAAGACTATACTTTGAACTTTGATTTTCTCTTAAAAtaggagctttttttttccaaacgGATGCTGAGAAACTCATCAGCTGGGGGAGCAGGGCAACCATCATAAAAAGATATGGCCTGGAGGAACACACTTTATGGTCAGCTTGGGTGGGAGTGTGTGTACTACTTGCTTTAttgtagtgtttgtgtgtgggctgtttacagtgcaggtggggagtttgtgctctcatgtcttgttttgctttgtgtgtgttgtagaaaGTGAGAGTCAGGCTGAGCTTGATTattgaatgtgtgtctgtgtgtagtccCTCCATTCTCATGCTCATTATCTTTGTATGTGCTGGTGAGACGTGGTGCTGCCACTGTCATTAGTGGGCTCCTGAGGCGCAGCAGTGGTTCCGCTCCAGATTAGTTTTCTCGTGTCTGCCAGCTCTCTGTCTGGCAGATAGCCTGGCACGGCACTGCCCAGCTCAGCTCAACACAGCTTGGCCCGACCCAGATGGTGAAAGCTCtgtgccacaacaacaactttgaTTTTGCTGGCCTCTTGTCCCCCTGTCTTCAACTTTGCTGTTCTCTCTACTTTTCTGGTCCAATGTGTAATTGATTGCAGAAACAAGGATTTAATTCAGATTGTCAGTCTAAACCcaccatctctctttttttcccatttaaattGCATTAAAGAAACTTGTCCTTACCAAAGTGGCTATTGTGCacaaagttacattttcagtaGAGTCACACAGTGATCTCACTTTTAGAGGTCATGTAATTCTgatagttttcatttttctttgtcaaactaTTTCCTATTTCATCAAAATATTTAATCTTGCATCTCTTTCAGCAACACAGTTTCACCCATAGTGTTCTTTTTCTCAGCTGTATCAAGGGAtgggttttattgttttaggCTAAAGGTtcagttctgttgtgttttgttcttgtgGAACTTTGTTAGTTACTTAACCCTTGGTCCTCCAGGCCTGCAGCAGCAGTACAGAGAGTGCCAGGAGCTGCTTG of Lates calcarifer isolate ASB-BC8 linkage group LG12, TLL_Latcal_v3, whole genome shotgun sequence contains these proteins:
- the tpgs2 gene encoding tubulin polyglutamylase complex subunit 2 codes for the protein MEDIKESLAFKGVAERLTLGITRILENMPGVVDVRFVEREPAEKRSLLSWEQKNTCILPEDLRDFYLTTDGFTLTWSVKLDNECVPLGCMMVNSVARLCPLLQPVSLFSLPNAPSLADLDWEENSTESGSERAPAAPHFDARSRIFELDSCGGNGKVCLVYKNCTPGVVAQQSEIWFLDRSLCWHFLTATFTSYYRLMITHLGLPEWQYAFTPYGPSPQAKQWASLYQPLTFSSELSVADPAGDTYLNKLDPTRAFKGKAKVPAPKKKQSTQCSSGSSAKSQGSTGRHSGTKR